One Actinomyces marmotae DNA window includes the following coding sequences:
- a CDS encoding L-ribulose-5-phosphate 3-epimerase — protein sequence MAVSASVLAGSASSASGSSATRPNGSPRADDPLAEGLSLGIYEKALRGPAPVTPPQWRDFLAQVAQGGFSFLDLSIDESPEREARLDWSPEQWRAVRRAAEDAGVMIGGICLSIHRRIAPGSADPATRQRAREVMAQGLRACHEVGAPVLQIAGYYCFYEEPGPDSARWYADLLVESIPLAARLGVVMGIENVDGVGVTSITRAMELVEEIDSPFLQVYPDLGNIAEQGLDPRVEIPAGRGHMVAMHAKDVRRGEPRRVEMGTGIVDWDLSFSLLADQGWAGRLMIEMWNDDAPDSVARCVAARSFIEERARAAGIAIVGPESP from the coding sequence ATGGCCGTGAGCGCGAGCGTCCTGGCGGGGTCGGCGTCCTCGGCCAGTGGCTCCAGCGCCACGCGGCCCAACGGCTCGCCCCGGGCCGACGATCCCCTGGCCGAAGGCCTCAGCCTGGGGATCTACGAGAAGGCCCTGCGGGGGCCCGCCCCCGTCACGCCCCCGCAGTGGCGGGACTTCCTCGCCCAGGTGGCGCAGGGCGGGTTCTCGTTCCTGGACCTGTCCATCGATGAGTCCCCCGAGAGGGAGGCCCGCCTGGACTGGTCCCCCGAGCAGTGGCGCGCCGTGCGCCGCGCGGCCGAGGATGCCGGAGTGATGATCGGCGGGATCTGCCTATCCATCCACCGGCGCATCGCGCCGGGCTCGGCGGACCCCGCCACGCGCCAGCGCGCCCGCGAGGTTATGGCCCAGGGCCTGCGTGCCTGCCACGAGGTGGGCGCCCCGGTCCTCCAGATCGCCGGCTACTACTGCTTCTACGAGGAGCCCGGGCCGGACTCGGCGCGCTGGTACGCCGATCTCCTCGTCGAGTCCATCCCCCTGGCCGCCCGGCTCGGGGTGGTCATGGGCATCGAGAACGTCGACGGCGTCGGCGTCACCTCCATCACCCGCGCCATGGAGCTCGTGGAGGAGATCGATTCCCCCTTCCTCCAGGTCTACCCGGACCTCGGCAACATCGCCGAGCAGGGCCTCGACCCGCGCGTCGAGATCCCCGCGGGGCGCGGCCACATGGTGGCCATGCACGCCAAGGACGTGCGCCGGGGCGAGCCGCGCCGCGTGGAGATGGGAACCGGGATCGTCGACTGGGACCTCTCCTTTTCCCTCCTGGCCGACCAGGGCTGGGCCGGGCGCCTCATGATCGAGATGTGGAACGATGATGCCCCCGATTCTGTTGCCAGATGCGTGGCCGCCCGGTCCTTCATCGAGGAGCGGGCGCGCGCGGCGGGCATCGCCATCGTCGGTCCCGAGTCCCCCTGA
- a CDS encoding orotidine 5'-phosphate decarboxylase / HUMPS family protein, translated as MSPSPGLQIALDTFDLPSALGPLQKAAPHVDVIECGTILVLAEGFHAVRAVRALFPDKEILADVRIAEAGSKIARMAFEAGASLVSCVAGASMATIEQVCAVAAEFDGEVQVELADEWYDADRARAWREAGVQHVIVKRSRDREAAGDLSWKPEDLGRVDELAGMGFTVTITGGVTPADLSAFAGHPVGIVIAGRSIVSAADPAAAAAELKRAIEEVWP; from the coding sequence ATGTCACCTTCGCCCGGGCTGCAGATTGCCCTGGACACCTTCGACCTTCCCAGCGCGCTCGGGCCGCTTCAGAAGGCGGCCCCCCACGTCGACGTCATCGAGTGCGGCACCATCCTCGTCCTCGCCGAGGGTTTCCACGCCGTGAGGGCCGTGCGGGCCCTGTTCCCGGACAAGGAGATCCTCGCCGACGTGCGCATCGCGGAGGCCGGCTCCAAGATCGCCCGCATGGCCTTCGAGGCGGGGGCCTCACTGGTCAGTTGCGTCGCGGGGGCCTCCATGGCCACGATCGAGCAGGTCTGCGCCGTCGCTGCCGAGTTCGACGGCGAGGTCCAGGTCGAGCTCGCCGACGAGTGGTACGACGCCGACCGCGCCCGCGCCTGGCGGGAGGCCGGGGTTCAGCACGTCATCGTCAAGCGCTCCCGGGACCGCGAGGCCGCCGGGGACCTGTCCTGGAAGCCTGAGGACCTGGGGCGTGTCGACGAGCTCGCGGGCATGGGATTCACCGTGACGATCACCGGTGGGGTCACCCCCGCCGACCTGTCGGCCTTCGCCGGCCACCCGGTCGGCATCGTCATCGCCGGGCGTTCCATCGTGTCCGCCGCCGACCCTGCCGCCGCGGCGGCCGAACTCAAGCGGGCCATCGAGGAGGTATGGCCGTGA
- a CDS encoding phosphotriesterase family protein: protein MSIVRTIHGDVDASTLGVVNAHDHLIRVGAGEVYIDPDHLLIDEDKAVEEATYFVDASKRFATSGTIVDMCPASSGRGVLKLRDVVDRVPDLQVIQATGFHQQKVYLEWRQSWVNQYTVTEIADLLIADIVEGVDANDYMGPLVKRTDIKAGCIKWATAYGKITDWEVKTGQAVAIASKETGAPINTHVTAGTCGPEQARFLIEHGVAPEKIAIGHIQRNWDPWIHEQITSLGAYVELDGTNRIKYVPDNARVNIIKTLGDKGYGKQILLGTDSGKASYQKAYGSVSGIDYDPAVFCPRLIDDEGVDPAYVQDLLVNNAATFFAFEPLAG from the coding sequence ATGAGCATCGTCCGCACCATCCACGGTGATGTCGACGCCTCCACCCTCGGCGTCGTCAACGCCCACGACCACCTCATCCGCGTCGGCGCCGGCGAGGTCTACATTGACCCCGACCACCTCCTCATCGACGAGGACAAGGCTGTCGAGGAGGCCACGTACTTCGTGGACGCCTCCAAGCGCTTCGCCACTTCCGGCACCATCGTGGACATGTGCCCCGCCTCCTCGGGGCGCGGCGTCCTGAAGCTGCGCGACGTCGTCGACCGGGTCCCCGACCTCCAGGTCATCCAGGCCACCGGCTTCCACCAGCAGAAGGTCTACCTGGAATGGCGTCAGTCCTGGGTTAACCAGTACACCGTCACCGAGATCGCCGACCTGCTCATCGCCGACATCGTCGAGGGCGTCGACGCCAACGACTACATGGGGCCGCTGGTCAAGCGCACGGACATCAAGGCCGGCTGCATCAAGTGGGCCACCGCCTACGGCAAGATCACCGACTGGGAGGTCAAGACCGGCCAGGCCGTCGCCATCGCCTCCAAGGAGACCGGCGCCCCCATCAACACGCATGTCACCGCCGGCACCTGCGGCCCCGAGCAGGCGCGCTTCCTCATCGAGCACGGCGTGGCGCCCGAGAAGATCGCCATCGGCCACATCCAGCGCAACTGGGACCCCTGGATCCACGAGCAGATCACCTCCCTCGGCGCCTACGTGGAGCTCGACGGCACCAACCGCATCAAGTACGTGCCGGACAACGCCCGCGTCAACATCATCAAGACCCTGGGGGACAAGGGCTACGGCAAGCAGATCCTGCTGGGCACCGACTCCGGCAAGGCCTCGTACCAGAAGGCCTACGGCTCGGTCTCCGGCATCGACTACGACCCGGCCGTCTTCTGCCCGCGCCTCATCGACGACGAAGGGGTCGACCCCGCCTACGTCCAGGACCTCCTGGTGAACAACGCGGCGACCTTCTTCGCCTTCGAGCCCCTCGCCGGCTGA
- a CDS encoding sugar-binding transcriptional regulator, whose amino-acid sequence MCAATSRSRLSLLLDVARLYWEDGLDQAAVASRLGYSRPTVSRMLAEARREGVVTITVAHPIERLMGLEEELMRVFGLKQARVCEARPPGEQGVSAELARSAGQLLLEHVGRRCVVAVSNGRAVGAVAHHLPEQIWPDSMVVAMVGSAGESFNLEDGPNISRSMALRLGGHYRNLTVPLVFDSLAMATGMRQEEQVSTTIELAARSDAALTGIGAVGDGLGVSPLLRRWMTPEVIAECRAKGVVAHICGHHLDANGRHVHTAICERTLCLGLERLAGIPLVIGVAAGADKTTAILAALRSGYLSALATDEPTARAVLAPETARR is encoded by the coding sequence ATGTGCGCTGCAACTAGTCGATCCCGACTGTCCCTGCTGCTCGACGTCGCCCGCCTGTACTGGGAGGACGGGCTCGACCAGGCGGCGGTCGCCTCCCGCCTGGGCTACTCGCGCCCCACGGTCTCCCGGATGCTCGCCGAGGCCCGGCGCGAGGGGGTCGTCACGATCACGGTCGCCCATCCGATCGAGCGCCTCATGGGGCTTGAGGAGGAACTGATGCGGGTCTTCGGCCTCAAGCAGGCCCGGGTCTGCGAGGCGCGCCCCCCGGGGGAACAGGGCGTCAGCGCGGAGCTGGCGCGCTCGGCCGGGCAGCTCCTGCTGGAGCACGTGGGACGGCGCTGCGTCGTCGCCGTTTCCAATGGGCGCGCCGTCGGGGCGGTGGCGCATCACCTGCCGGAGCAGATCTGGCCGGACTCGATGGTGGTGGCGATGGTGGGCAGCGCCGGCGAGTCCTTCAACCTGGAGGACGGCCCCAATATCTCCCGTTCCATGGCCCTGCGCCTGGGCGGGCACTACCGCAATCTCACCGTGCCGCTCGTCTTCGACTCCCTGGCCATGGCCACGGGCATGCGCCAGGAGGAGCAGGTCTCGACGACGATCGAGCTCGCCGCCCGCTCGGACGCGGCGCTGACCGGCATCGGCGCCGTCGGCGATGGGCTGGGGGTGAGCCCCCTGCTGCGGCGGTGGATGACGCCGGAGGTCATCGCCGAGTGCCGGGCCAAGGGCGTCGTCGCCCATATCTGCGGGCATCACCTCGACGCCAACGGCCGCCATGTGCATACCGCGATCTGCGAGCGCACCCTGTGCCTGGGGCTGGAGCGCCTGGCGGGAATCCCGCTGGTCATCGGGGTTGCGGCCGGAGCCGATAAGACGACGGCGATCCTGGCGGCCCTGCGCAGCGGCTACCTCTCCGCGCTGGCCACGGATGAGCCCACCGCCCGCGCCGTTCTCGCCCCGGAGACCGCGAGGCGCTGA
- a CDS encoding ABC transporter ATP-binding protein codes for MIDLSGVRKAYSSEVSIGPVSLEIPAGGMTAFIGPNGAGKSTLLTMIGRLLGIDEGAITVAGKDVTTTRSAEMAKILSILRQENHFISRLTVRQLVGFGRFPHSHGRLTADDERVISRYIDFLGLTDLESRHLDQLSGGQRQRAYVAMVLTQETEYVLLDEPLNNLDIAHSVEMMTHLRHAATELGRTILIVLHDINIAARYADRICAIKDGGVAFFGTPAEVMDPAVLSKVFGTDITVIEGPHGPLACF; via the coding sequence ATGATCGACCTGTCCGGTGTCCGCAAGGCCTACTCCTCCGAGGTCTCCATCGGGCCGGTGAGCCTGGAGATACCCGCCGGGGGTATGACCGCCTTCATCGGCCCCAATGGCGCGGGCAAGTCCACGCTCCTGACGATGATCGGCCGACTGCTGGGCATCGACGAGGGCGCCATCACCGTGGCCGGCAAGGACGTGACCACCACGAGGTCCGCCGAGATGGCCAAGATCCTGTCCATCCTGCGCCAGGAAAACCACTTCATCTCCCGCCTCACCGTCCGCCAGCTTGTGGGCTTCGGGCGATTCCCCCACAGCCATGGGCGCCTGACCGCCGACGACGAGCGCGTCATCAGCCGCTACATCGATTTCCTCGGCCTGACCGACCTGGAGTCGCGCCACCTCGACCAGCTCTCCGGCGGCCAGCGCCAGCGCGCATACGTGGCCATGGTCCTCACCCAGGAGACCGAGTACGTGCTCCTCGACGAGCCGCTGAACAACCTCGACATCGCCCACAGCGTGGAGATGATGACGCACCTGCGCCACGCCGCCACGGAACTCGGCCGCACGATCCTCATCGTCCTGCACGACATCAACATCGCCGCCCGCTACGCGGACCGCATCTGCGCCATCAAGGACGGCGGAGTCGCCTTCTTCGGCACCCCGGCCGAGGTCATGGACCCCGCGGTCCTCTCGAAGGTCTTCGGTACCGACATCACGGTCATCGAGGGCCCTCACGGCCCCCTCGCCTGCTTCTGA
- a CDS encoding iron chelate uptake ABC transporter family permease subunit: protein MSATQERRSGAFASRADRRRWWLLFLGITALAAACVVGLVLYGNPAVVGSRGFWRIVDRRMDAVIAMAVVALCQAMATVSFQTVTGNRILTPSILGFESLYRAIHTTTIFLFGVAGLNAARTTSMFLLQLALMIGLSLMLYSWLLLGSVKGLYPMLLVGIIIGAGLGSLSTFMQRLLTPSEFDVLTARLFGSVNNADPDYYPVAIPLVLGAAALLYALSKRLNVLALGRDTTTSLGVGHARISLAVLVLISVLMATSTALVGPMTFLGFLVATLAYQLSPTYDHRYVFPMAVSLAMLTLCGAYFLMRNVFSAQGVVSIIIEFVGGALFLIVLLRRGRL from the coding sequence ATGAGCGCGACCCAAGAGCGGCGCTCCGGCGCCTTCGCCTCGCGGGCCGACCGGCGCCGCTGGTGGCTCCTCTTCCTCGGCATCACAGCGCTGGCGGCGGCCTGCGTCGTCGGCCTCGTCCTCTACGGCAACCCCGCGGTTGTCGGCTCTCGCGGGTTCTGGAGGATCGTCGACCGCCGCATGGACGCGGTCATCGCCATGGCGGTGGTCGCGCTGTGCCAGGCCATGGCCACCGTCTCCTTCCAGACCGTCACCGGCAACCGGATCCTGACCCCCTCGATCCTCGGATTCGAATCGCTCTACCGGGCGATCCACACCACGACGATCTTCCTGTTCGGCGTCGCGGGCCTCAACGCCGCCCGAACCACGAGCATGTTCCTGCTCCAACTGGCCCTCATGATCGGGCTCAGCCTCATGCTCTACTCCTGGCTGCTCCTGGGCTCGGTCAAGGGCCTGTACCCCATGCTGCTGGTGGGCATCATCATCGGCGCGGGCCTGGGGAGCCTGTCCACCTTCATGCAGCGCCTGCTTACCCCCAGCGAGTTCGACGTGCTCACGGCCCGGCTCTTCGGCTCCGTCAACAACGCCGACCCCGACTACTACCCGGTGGCGATCCCTCTCGTCCTGGGGGCGGCGGCGCTCTTGTACGCCCTGTCCAAGCGCCTCAACGTCCTCGCCCTGGGGCGCGACACTACGACGAGCCTCGGCGTCGGCCATGCCAGGATCTCCCTGGCCGTCCTCGTGCTCATCTCCGTGCTTATGGCCACCTCGACCGCCCTCGTCGGCCCAATGACCTTCCTCGGCTTCCTCGTGGCGACCCTCGCCTACCAGCTCTCGCCGACCTACGACCACCGCTACGTCTTCCCCATGGCCGTCAGCCTGGCCATGCTCACCCTGTGCGGCGCCTACTTCCTCATGAGGAACGTCTTCTCCGCCCAGGGGGTCGTATCGATCATCATCGAGTTCGTCGGCGGGGCCCTCTTCCTCATCGTCCTACTGCGCCGGGGCCGGCTGTGA
- a CDS encoding ABC transporter permease yields MLGRGQLIGLAVVLALLAASLATGEYSILRGADGARLFLDVRVPRTVALVLSGAAMAMSGLVMQALTQNRFVEPTTTGTTEWAGLGLLGVTILLPNATVLTRMVGAVTAAFVGTMIFFLILRRISLRSSLLVPIVGIMLGAVVSAVSTFIALEADALQALGVWFQGSFTSVYRGQYEVLWIVLAVVLAVFIYADRLTAAGLGEDVATTIGLDYRRAVMIGTGLIAIATGVVTVVVGSLPFLGLIVPNIVSMRRGDDLRSNLPWVCLLGVGIVTVCDLVARTIIAPFEVPVAVILGLLGAAVFIGLIIGQVRRGTV; encoded by the coding sequence CTGCTCGGGCGCGGCCAACTCATCGGCCTCGCCGTCGTCCTCGCCCTGCTCGCCGCGAGCCTGGCCACCGGCGAGTACTCCATCCTCCGCGGGGCCGACGGCGCCCGGCTGTTCCTGGATGTGCGCGTCCCGCGCACGGTCGCCCTCGTGCTCTCTGGCGCGGCGATGGCCATGTCGGGGCTCGTCATGCAGGCCCTCACCCAGAACCGCTTCGTGGAGCCCACCACCACGGGCACCACGGAGTGGGCGGGATTGGGGCTCCTGGGGGTCACGATCCTCCTGCCGAACGCCACGGTGCTCACGCGCATGGTCGGGGCGGTGACGGCCGCCTTCGTCGGCACGATGATCTTTTTCCTCATCCTGCGCCGAATCAGCCTGCGATCCTCCCTGCTCGTGCCCATCGTGGGCATCATGCTCGGCGCCGTGGTCAGCGCGGTGTCCACCTTCATCGCCCTCGAGGCCGACGCCCTGCAGGCCCTGGGCGTCTGGTTCCAGGGCTCCTTCACCTCGGTCTACCGCGGCCAGTACGAGGTGCTGTGGATCGTGCTGGCCGTCGTCCTCGCCGTCTTCATCTACGCCGACAGGCTCACCGCGGCCGGCCTGGGCGAGGACGTGGCGACGACGATCGGCCTGGACTACCGGCGCGCCGTCATGATCGGCACCGGCCTCATCGCCATCGCCACAGGGGTGGTGACGGTGGTCGTCGGCTCTCTGCCCTTCCTGGGCCTCATCGTCCCCAACATCGTGTCGATGCGGCGAGGCGACGACCTGCGCTCGAACCTGCCCTGGGTCTGCCTGCTGGGCGTCGGCATCGTCACCGTGTGCGACCTCGTGGCGCGCACGATCATCGCCCCCTTCGAGGTGCCGGTGGCCGTCATCCTCGGGCTCCTCGGCGCCGCGGTCTTCATCGGCCTCATCATCGGCCAGGTGAGGAGGGGGACCGTATGA
- a CDS encoding siderophore ABC transporter substrate-binding protein codes for MAPRRHLAAPYLLTRRGALTGAGALGLAAALAACGSKKESGSQAASSASAADGSAAPSSVSIEDNHGTVKVSLPPATVVSTDNRTFEVLANWGVTLAAVPKKIIPSTITAYSGSDVVDLGNHREPDFDALIAAAPDLIIIGQRFTQHYDRVVKDNPEAAVIDLEPREGQPLDAELGREVTALGRIFNKTAEADKLIADFRSAIERAKGAYDASHKVMAVNVSGGNIGYVGPGKGRTWGPVFNLLGLTPALEVPGATNDHQGDDISVEAIAEANPDWILVLDRDAAIKANDPAYVPAKDVIAGNAALQSVTAVSKGQIVYAPADTYTNESIITYTEIVNSIADAFSGKAS; via the coding sequence GTGGCCCCTCGCCGACACCTCGCCGCACCGTATCTGCTCACCCGCCGTGGAGCCCTGACCGGGGCCGGCGCGCTTGGCCTGGCAGCCGCTCTGGCCGCCTGTGGCTCTAAGAAGGAGAGCGGCTCGCAGGCCGCCAGTAGTGCCTCCGCCGCGGATGGCTCGGCGGCGCCCAGTTCGGTCAGCATTGAGGACAACCACGGCACGGTGAAGGTCAGCCTGCCGCCGGCGACCGTCGTGTCCACCGACAACCGCACCTTCGAGGTCCTCGCCAACTGGGGCGTCACGCTCGCCGCGGTTCCCAAGAAGATCATCCCGTCGACCATCACCGCCTACTCCGGCAGTGACGTCGTCGACCTCGGCAACCACCGTGAGCCCGACTTCGACGCCCTGATCGCCGCCGCGCCCGACCTCATCATCATCGGCCAGCGCTTCACCCAGCACTACGACCGCGTCGTCAAGGACAACCCCGAGGCCGCCGTCATCGACCTGGAGCCCCGCGAGGGCCAGCCCCTGGACGCCGAGCTCGGCCGCGAGGTGACCGCGCTCGGGCGGATCTTCAACAAGACCGCCGAGGCGGACAAGCTCATCGCCGACTTCCGCTCCGCCATCGAGAGGGCCAAGGGCGCTTACGACGCCTCTCACAAGGTCATGGCCGTCAACGTCTCCGGGGGCAACATTGGGTACGTCGGCCCCGGCAAGGGGCGCACCTGGGGCCCGGTCTTCAACCTGCTGGGGCTCACCCCCGCCCTCGAGGTCCCGGGCGCCACCAATGACCACCAGGGCGATGACATCTCCGTGGAGGCCATCGCTGAGGCCAACCCCGACTGGATCCTCGTCCTCGACCGCGACGCGGCGATCAAGGCGAACGACCCCGCCTACGTCCCGGCCAAGGACGTCATCGCCGGCAATGCCGCGCTGCAGAGCGTCACCGCGGTGAGCAAGGGGCAGATCGTCTACGCCCCCGCGGACACCTACACCAACGAGTCGATCATCACCTACACCGAGATCGTCAACTCCATCGCCGACGCCTTCTCGGGCAAGGCCTCCTGA
- the radA gene encoding DNA repair protein RadA, with product MPSNTASSVKAPKPSYRCSECGWSSPKWLGQCRECRAWGTLEEVAGALGGSGVTRAVPAARPSSPARPIGQVSAEAARARPTGVGELDRVLGGGIVPGAVVLLAGEPGVGKSTLLLDVAAKAAAVARQRGEGPVLYVTGEESASQVRLRAERIEAIDDALLLAAETELGALLGHVEEASPSLLVVDSVQTIASAAVDGSAGGVTQVRAVAGALIAVAKERGIPVLLVGHVTKDGGIAGPRVLEHLVDVVTQFEGDRHARLRLLRAVKNRYGPTDEVGCFDLGERGIVGLADPSGLFLSAARSEVPGTCATVTLEGRRPMPVEIQALVAATGAGSPRRTTSGVDHARVAMGLAVLAARLKVDASGSDVYVSTVGGARAVEPATDLAVAIAIVSAAQGVPTPPGLVAFGEVGLTGEVRATVGIQRRLAEAARLGFDRALVPLAGSQELREVPGMRVLPVSHVGEAVGAALPRG from the coding sequence ATGCCGAGCAACACCGCTTCCTCTGTCAAGGCGCCCAAGCCCTCTTACCGCTGCTCCGAGTGCGGTTGGTCGAGCCCCAAGTGGCTGGGCCAGTGCCGGGAGTGCCGCGCCTGGGGGACCCTGGAGGAGGTCGCGGGCGCGCTCGGGGGTTCCGGGGTGACGCGGGCGGTGCCGGCGGCGCGCCCCTCCTCCCCCGCCCGCCCCATCGGGCAGGTCAGCGCGGAAGCGGCCCGGGCCCGCCCCACCGGAGTGGGAGAACTGGACCGGGTGCTCGGCGGCGGGATCGTGCCGGGTGCCGTAGTCCTCCTGGCAGGCGAGCCCGGGGTCGGCAAGTCCACCCTCCTGCTCGACGTCGCCGCCAAGGCGGCCGCCGTCGCCCGGCAGCGCGGCGAGGGGCCCGTCCTCTACGTCACCGGCGAGGAATCCGCCTCCCAGGTGCGCCTGCGCGCCGAGCGCATCGAGGCCATCGATGACGCCTTGCTCCTCGCGGCGGAGACGGAGCTGGGCGCGCTGCTGGGCCATGTGGAGGAGGCCTCCCCCTCGCTGCTCGTCGTCGACTCGGTGCAGACCATCGCCTCGGCCGCCGTCGATGGCTCGGCGGGCGGGGTGACGCAGGTGCGGGCCGTGGCCGGCGCCCTTATCGCGGTGGCCAAGGAGCGGGGGATCCCCGTGCTCCTCGTCGGCCACGTGACAAAGGACGGCGGCATCGCCGGTCCCCGGGTCCTGGAGCACCTGGTGGACGTCGTCACCCAGTTCGAGGGGGACCGCCACGCCCGCCTGCGGCTCCTGCGGGCGGTGAAGAACCGCTACGGGCCCACTGATGAGGTCGGCTGCTTCGACCTCGGCGAGCGCGGCATCGTGGGGCTGGCAGACCCCTCCGGGCTCTTCCTATCGGCCGCCCGATCCGAGGTGCCGGGCACCTGCGCCACCGTCACCCTGGAGGGGCGCCGGCCCATGCCCGTGGAGATCCAGGCCCTCGTGGCCGCCACCGGAGCCGGGTCGCCGCGCCGCACCACCTCCGGCGTCGATCACGCGCGGGTCGCCATGGGCCTGGCCGTGCTGGCCGCCCGGCTCAAGGTGGACGCCAGCGGCTCGGATGTCTACGTCTCGACCGTCGGCGGGGCGCGCGCCGTCGAGCCGGCCACGGACCTGGCGGTGGCGATCGCCATCGTCTCCGCGGCCCAGGGCGTGCCCACGCCACCGGGGCTCGTGGCCTTCGGGGAGGTGGGGCTGACCGGGGAGGTGAGGGCCACCGTCGGCATCCAGCGGCGCCTGGCGGAGGCGGCGCGCCTCGGCTTCGACCGCGCACTGGTCCCCCTGGCCGGCTCCCAGGAGCTGCGGGAGGTGCCCGGCATGCGGGTGCTGCCGGTGAGCCATGTGGGCGAGGCCGTCGGCGCGGCGCTCCCCCGCGGCTGA
- the disA gene encoding DNA integrity scanning diadenylate cyclase DisA, producing MSDTSSLMRETLSLVAPGTELRDGLERVLRGRTGAIIVIGYDETVEEISSGGFQIDAELSAARLRELSKMDGAVVIDSTATRIRRANVQLLPSASIETAEAGMRHRTAERVARQTGYPVISVSQSMQIISLYIDGKRRVIEPSESILARANQALATLERYTTRLSQTTSGLNTLEIEDIVSVRDVTSVLQLLEMVRRIASDIEGYVLELGTDGRLLDLQLEELTRGLMAERDFLLADYLPDSLEVATVDARLKWVGSPALLDLAMVARSMGLGGPDGQELDAAISPRGLRLLSKIPRLPLVAIRAVVDHWGSLQGILGASSEEIEAVEGIGPRRARTLRDGLSRLAEVSLNER from the coding sequence ATGAGTGACACGAGCAGTCTCATGCGTGAGACCCTCTCCCTCGTCGCCCCCGGCACCGAGTTGCGCGACGGCTTGGAGCGCGTCCTGCGCGGCCGCACCGGCGCGATCATCGTCATCGGCTACGACGAGACGGTCGAGGAGATCTCCTCGGGAGGCTTCCAGATCGACGCCGAGCTCTCCGCGGCCCGGCTGCGCGAGTTGTCGAAGATGGACGGCGCCGTCGTCATCGACTCCACCGCCACCCGCATCCGCCGCGCCAACGTCCAGCTCCTGCCCAGCGCCTCGATCGAGACCGCAGAGGCGGGCATGCGGCACCGCACCGCCGAGCGCGTGGCCCGCCAGACCGGCTACCCGGTCATCTCGGTGAGCCAGTCGATGCAGATCATCTCCCTGTACATCGATGGCAAGCGCCGCGTCATCGAGCCCAGCGAGTCGATCCTGGCCCGCGCCAACCAGGCCCTGGCCACCCTCGAGCGCTACACGACGCGCCTGTCCCAGACCACCTCCGGGCTCAACACCCTGGAGATCGAAGACATCGTCTCCGTCCGCGACGTCACCAGCGTCCTGCAACTGCTTGAGATGGTGCGGCGCATCGCCTCGGATATCGAGGGCTACGTCCTCGAACTCGGCACCGACGGCCGCCTGCTCGACCTGCAGCTCGAGGAACTCACGCGAGGCCTGATGGCCGAGCGAGACTTCCTCCTGGCGGACTACCTGCCCGACAGCCTCGAGGTCGCCACCGTGGACGCGCGACTGAAGTGGGTGGGATCTCCCGCCCTGCTCGACCTGGCCATGGTGGCCCGCTCCATGGGCCTGGGCGGCCCGGACGGCCAGGAGCTCGACGCCGCCATCTCCCCGCGAGGCCTGCGCCTGCTATCCAAGATCCCGCGGCTGCCGCTGGTAGCGATCCGCGCCGTCGTCGACCACTGGGGGTCCCTGCAGGGGATCCTCGGGGCGTCGAGCGAGGAGATCGAGGCCGTCGAGGGCATCGGGCCGCGCCGCGCCCGCACCCTGCGCGACGGTCTGAGCCGCCTCGCCGAGGTCTCCCTCAACGAGCGCTGA